A genome region from [Limnothrix rosea] IAM M-220 includes the following:
- a CDS encoding MlaE family lipid ABC transporter permease subunit: MLGKTKTDSALGKWLQRLTAAIFLGGQVIVHLFRGRFNRRITVEQMSAVGPDSLLIALVTAGFVGMVFTIQVAREFIYFGAGTAVGGVLGLSLTRELAPVLTAVVLAGRVGSAFAAEIGTMRVTEQIDALHILKTDPIDYLVVPRFLACCLMLPILTILSLLTGMAGGLIIAVSLYQIPQSVFINSIQSFLQYWDIISALIKSVVFGGLISVIGCSWGLTTSGGAKGVGQSTTTAVVTSLLAIFIVNFFLSWVMFQGLGSALVG; this comes from the coding sequence ATGCTCGGCAAAACAAAGACAGACAGTGCTTTAGGAAAATGGTTGCAGCGGTTAACTGCGGCTATTTTTTTGGGAGGACAAGTCATTGTTCACCTTTTTCGGGGGCGTTTTAATCGTCGTATTACTGTTGAGCAGATGTCGGCTGTGGGTCCGGATTCTTTACTCATTGCTTTGGTAACGGCTGGCTTTGTGGGTATGGTTTTCACGATTCAGGTCGCCCGTGAATTTATTTATTTTGGTGCGGGTACTGCGGTTGGTGGTGTGCTGGGGTTGTCTTTGACAAGGGAATTGGCTCCTGTTTTGACAGCAGTTGTTTTGGCTGGTCGTGTGGGGTCGGCGTTTGCGGCGGAAATTGGGACGATGCGAGTGACTGAGCAGATTGATGCGCTACATATTCTGAAAACTGATCCCATTGACTATTTGGTTGTGCCTCGCTTCTTGGCTTGCTGTTTAATGCTACCAATCTTGACGATTTTGTCGCTTTTGACTGGTATGGCTGGTGGCTTAATTATTGCGGTGAGTTTATATCAGATTCCGCAGTCGGTTTTTATCAATTCTATTCAATCTTTTTTGCAATACTGGGATATTATTAGTGCCTTAATTAAGTCTGTTGTTTTTGGTGGCTTGATTTCTGTGATTGGTTGTAGCTGGGGGTTGACTACTTCTGGTGGTGCGAAGGGGGTTGGACAGTCTACAACGACAGCGGTTGTAACTTCTTTGTTGGCAATTTTTATTGTGAATTTTTTCCTATCGTGGGTGATGTTCCAAGGTTTAGGTAGTGCATTAGTTGGTTAG
- a CDS encoding methyl-accepting chemotaxis protein — protein MPLSTDYMKEYSEAQNAYFQNDLGKAESITNQLLNAHPDDPNLLLLSGHIYLGLQDFETASQQYNQVLEVTQQEDFHEYARQGLEQANASMGGGEYTEDHAAEHLDFDEPDDDYGTLTQDESGLYGDHIDFGEPASEGTLSGQLVEEEDFSNPFASDESLSSGASSFADSGEDNNFSSPFSDAFESDDEDFNDGFEEDFPFVDASSSLGDMEISSFDDQLSNLISESGNQTEQTFVLPSSGGDRQNLDIFSSDEFAQAAAPADDFGEDLSESSDFVDFNPDALSDFSDGDAGDPDLDEFQGLMEEDNQDSPRTLGTLAVDSPPEDFEADNDFDDFDFDNNFDEPPANPGNFQETLLMGTDNGMDLSGSAVSEDQSFAPDEFVQPDNYAPDSYIDDGFADNMSSSDLNFQELELDDTDNEPFYDEEMSLGGLGEELLNDRDLAPEDDENEEGFLEEFHVFNDEDLDHLPNLDMDVDDVDADMPDTNLFDSSLGNVDSISFADSGELTIDEDDSVFSTFGGDQSSEEVVTSFAQTTDKPAIETTSDVEQGYFAWFENAGLQQKQWFTAAGAGVASCLASAFVTYCVLSATPEDKRTSDFVNSIAIFGTLTTLVTGSASFGATLLLSQITTKQIKRSTDNLQTQFDAVSNGNLNVKATVFSEDEFGELATGFNQMARVILTTTSEAQRRAEETEQSKEDLQRQVIRLLDDVEGAARGDLTVQAEVTADVLGAVADAFNLTIQNLREIVQQVKQAARQVNQNSADSESFARGLSSDALRQAEELAVTLNSVQMMTDSIQRVAENAREAEEVARTASATALKGGESVEHTVAGILQIRETVAETARKVKRLAESSQEISKIVAVISQIASRTNLLALNASIEAARAGESGKGFAIVADEVRQLADRSAKALKEIEQIVLQIQSETSLVMTAMEEGTQQVIDGTKRAEQAKQSLEDIIQVSNRIDALVRSITADTVEQRENSRAVAQVMQSVELTAQETSQESQRVAGSLQNLVGIARDLLSSVERFRVESGDDK, from the coding sequence ATGCCACTCAGCACTGATTACATGAAAGAATACAGCGAGGCGCAAAATGCTTATTTCCAAAACGATTTGGGCAAAGCAGAAAGCATCACAAATCAGCTGCTGAACGCACATCCCGACGACCCTAATCTCTTGCTTTTAAGTGGGCATATTTATCTTGGTTTACAGGATTTTGAAACGGCATCGCAGCAATACAATCAAGTTTTAGAGGTGACTCAGCAAGAGGATTTTCACGAATACGCTCGACAGGGCCTAGAGCAGGCCAATGCGTCTATGGGTGGTGGTGAGTACACAGAAGACCATGCTGCTGAGCATTTAGATTTTGATGAGCCTGACGATGATTATGGCACTCTCACCCAAGATGAAAGTGGTTTGTATGGTGATCATATCGACTTTGGAGAACCGGCATCGGAAGGAACCTTGAGCGGGCAACTTGTCGAGGAAGAGGATTTTTCTAATCCCTTTGCTTCCGATGAATCCTTAAGTTCCGGTGCGTCCAGCTTTGCCGACAGTGGTGAGGATAACAACTTCAGTTCGCCTTTTAGTGATGCATTTGAGTCGGATGATGAGGATTTCAACGACGGTTTTGAGGAAGATTTTCCTTTTGTAGATGCGTCTTCTAGTCTTGGGGATATGGAAATCTCTAGCTTTGATGACCAGCTGAGTAATCTAATCTCAGAGTCTGGAAACCAGACAGAACAGACGTTTGTTTTGCCTTCTAGTGGTGGCGATCGCCAAAACCTAGATATTTTTTCCAGCGACGAATTTGCCCAAGCAGCAGCACCCGCAGATGATTTCGGCGAAGACCTTAGCGAATCATCAGACTTCGTTGACTTTAATCCAGACGCTCTCAGCGACTTTAGCGATGGCGACGCAGGAGACCCAGACCTAGACGAATTCCAAGGGCTAATGGAAGAAGACAATCAAGATTCTCCCCGAACCCTAGGGACCCTTGCCGTTGACTCACCACCAGAAGACTTCGAAGCAGATAATGATTTTGACGATTTTGACTTCGACAATAATTTTGACGAACCTCCAGCAAACCCAGGGAATTTCCAAGAAACACTACTGATGGGAACTGACAATGGCATGGACCTTTCCGGTAGTGCTGTTTCAGAAGACCAATCCTTTGCACCAGACGAATTTGTCCAGCCAGACAATTACGCCCCAGACTCCTACATTGACGATGGCTTCGCAGACAATATGAGTTCGAGCGATCTTAATTTTCAAGAGTTAGAGCTCGATGACACCGATAACGAACCCTTCTACGACGAAGAAATGAGTCTTGGAGGACTAGGAGAAGAACTACTAAACGACCGCGATCTCGCACCAGAAGACGACGAAAACGAAGAAGGTTTCCTAGAAGAGTTTCACGTTTTCAATGACGAAGATCTTGATCATTTACCGAACCTTGATATGGATGTCGATGATGTCGATGCTGACATGCCAGACACCAATCTCTTTGACTCTAGCCTAGGCAATGTCGACAGCATTTCCTTCGCCGACTCAGGGGAACTAACCATCGACGAAGACGATAGTGTTTTTTCAACATTTGGCGGCGATCAATCATCGGAAGAAGTCGTCACCAGTTTTGCCCAAACAACAGACAAACCAGCAATTGAAACAACGTCCGATGTTGAACAAGGTTACTTCGCGTGGTTTGAAAATGCAGGTCTCCAGCAAAAACAATGGTTTACCGCCGCAGGCGCGGGCGTTGCCTCTTGTCTAGCATCTGCATTTGTCACTTACTGTGTCCTGAGCGCTACTCCAGAAGATAAACGAACAAGTGACTTCGTTAACTCCATTGCCATCTTCGGCACCTTGACCACCCTCGTTACAGGTTCAGCCAGCTTTGGAGCAACATTACTTCTCAGCCAAATTACAACAAAGCAAATTAAGCGCAGCACCGACAACCTACAGACACAATTTGATGCTGTGTCTAACGGCAACCTAAATGTAAAAGCCACTGTTTTTTCGGAAGATGAATTTGGGGAACTAGCGACAGGCTTTAACCAAATGGCGCGGGTTATTTTGACAACCACGAGCGAAGCCCAACGCCGTGCAGAAGAAACTGAACAATCGAAAGAAGACTTGCAGCGCCAGGTAATTCGACTCCTAGATGATGTAGAAGGCGCAGCTCGTGGTGATTTAACAGTGCAAGCAGAAGTTACTGCGGATGTACTAGGTGCAGTTGCTGATGCCTTTAACTTAACCATTCAAAACCTGCGGGAAATTGTCCAACAGGTAAAACAAGCGGCACGACAGGTAAACCAAAACTCCGCCGATAGTGAGTCATTTGCACGGGGTTTATCTAGTGACGCATTGCGACAGGCAGAGGAGCTGGCCGTCACTTTAAACTCGGTACAGATGATGACGGACTCGATTCAGCGTGTGGCAGAAAATGCCCGTGAGGCAGAGGAAGTTGCCCGTACCGCATCGGCAACAGCTCTCAAAGGTGGTGAGTCGGTAGAACATACGGTTGCTGGTATTTTACAGATTCGAGAAACGGTGGCAGAAACGGCTCGAAAGGTAAAACGCTTAGCAGAATCTTCCCAAGAAATTTCCAAGATTGTGGCAGTGATTTCCCAGATTGCATCTCGTACAAATTTACTTGCACTGAACGCTTCCATTGAGGCGGCGCGCGCGGGTGAGTCCGGCAAGGGTTTTGCGATCGTTGCGGATGAAGTCCGACAGTTGGCAGACCGTTCGGCGAAAGCATTAAAGGAAATCGAGCAAATCGTATTACAGATTCAGTCTGAGACAAGTCTGGTAATGACGGCGATGGAAGAAGGTACGCAGCAGGTTATTGATGGTACGAAACGGGCAGAACAAGCCAAGCAATCTCTGGAAGATATTATTCAGGTATCTAACCGTATTGACGCACTGGTACGTTCTATCACTGCGGATACTGTCGAGCAGCGGGAAAATTCCAGAGCGGTGGCGCAGGTTATGCAATCGGTAGAATTAACTGCCCAGGAAACGTCTCAAGAATCTCAACGGGTTGCGGGTTCGCTCCAAAATCTTGTGGGCATTGCACGGGATCTGTTGTCTTCTGTGGAAAGATTCCGTGTTGAATCTGGTGACGATAAGTAA
- a CDS encoding chemotaxis protein CheW, with protein MVGNTEFSQNPSPFGSEVQQLESPEGELHLRFILPSGMAFALPADGIREVMQQSPEQITPIPNVSPLLLGTINLRGQIIWVADLGQFLGDPTPLRINRPEIPVIAVEDQDTLLGLAVGDMRGMRWLPPENLQLQLNGIPDSMAPFIRGGWLPDEDEDVIWHLLDHVAVLRSARWAT; from the coding sequence ATGGTTGGGAACACAGAATTTAGCCAAAATCCATCACCATTTGGCTCAGAAGTACAACAATTAGAAAGCCCCGAAGGAGAACTACATTTACGCTTTATCCTTCCTTCCGGTATGGCCTTTGCCCTTCCCGCTGACGGTATTAGAGAGGTGATGCAACAATCACCAGAACAGATTACGCCCATTCCGAATGTATCCCCCTTACTTCTGGGTACGATAAATCTACGGGGACAGATTATTTGGGTTGCAGATCTTGGTCAATTTCTCGGAGATCCTACACCACTGAGAATTAATCGTCCGGAAATTCCGGTCATTGCTGTCGAGGATCAGGACACATTATTAGGCCTAGCTGTCGGCGATATGCGCGGTATGCGTTGGTTGCCGCCAGAAAACCTCCAACTCCAGCTCAACGGTATTCCAGACAGTATGGCTCCTTTTATCCGAGGCGGCTGGCTACCGGACGAAGACGAAGATGTTATTTGGCATCTTTTAGACCATGTGGCTGTCTTACGCTCAGCACGGTGGGCGACCTAG
- a CDS encoding response regulator transcription factor, with the protein MSKILVVEDSISQREMISELLKGSGLKVEVAGDGVEALENLKHFQPDLIVLDIVMPRMNGYELCRKIKSSPTTKDVPVVMCSSKGEEFDRYWGMKQGADAYIAKPFQPAELIGTIKQLLRG; encoded by the coding sequence ATGAGTAAAATTTTGGTCGTTGAAGACAGCATCTCTCAGAGAGAAATGATTTCAGAGTTGCTTAAGGGCAGTGGTCTGAAAGTCGAAGTAGCAGGGGATGGTGTTGAGGCGCTAGAAAATTTAAAGCATTTCCAGCCAGATTTGATCGTCCTAGATATTGTCATGCCCCGTATGAATGGCTATGAACTCTGTCGCAAGATTAAGTCTAGTCCGACCACTAAAGATGTTCCTGTGGTGATGTGTTCTTCGAAGGGGGAAGAGTTTGATCGCTACTGGGGCATGAAACAGGGTGCTGATGCTTACATTGCTAAGCCTTTCCAGCCTGCGGAATTAATCGGTACGATAAAACAGCTACTCCGGGGTTAG